The following proteins are encoded in a genomic region of Pungitius pungitius chromosome 17, fPunPun2.1, whole genome shotgun sequence:
- the eva1bb gene encoding eva-1 homolog Bb yields MEPIKRDMELLSNSMATYAHIKANPETFALYFVMGVCLGLLMALCLLVAGIACRTRRHGRPPPLPGRRQLRESSRGEEEEEEEEGMAEDDGEETEIPKVTMELMSDRSSQSHGTLRSANVFASAEELEKARRLEERERIVREIWRNGQPDILVTGTGTIGRVHYH; encoded by the exons ATGGAGCCTATTAAGAGAGACATGGAGCTGCTTAGCAACAGCATGGCGACCTACGCTCACATCAAAG CCAACCCAGAGACCTTCGCCCTCTACTTCGTGATGGGCGTCTGTCTCGGCCTGCTCATGGCGCTGTGCCTCCTGGTGGCCGGCATCGCCTGCAGGACTCGGCGCCACGGCAGACCGCCCCCGCTCCCCGGGAGGAGACAGCTGAGGGAGTCCagcaggggagaggaggaggaggaggaggaggagggcatggCGGAGGACGATGGGGAGGAGACGGAGATCCCTAAAGTGACAATGGAGCTCATGAGCGATCGCAGCAGCCAGTCCCACGGGACTCTGAGGAGCGCGAACGTGTTCGCGTCCgccgaggagctggagaaggcgCGGCGTTTGGAGGAGAGGGAACGAATCGTCAGGGAGATCTGGAGGAACGGACAGCCGGACATTCTGGTCACGGGGACGGGGACTATTGGACGAGTGCATTACCACTAA
- the thrap3b gene encoding thyroid hormone receptor-associated protein 3b isoform X1, producing the protein MSKAPDSPARSRSRSRSKSRSYSRSHSRSRSRSRSRKRRYSSRSRSRSRSHSPSYRNYPSRDYQNNRGGFRGYNRGYRRPYHYRARNRGYYPRSHYQNRGGGGGYGYKSNWQGGAGGGGGGGGGGGGGGGGGGGGGGGGWHDRHHDQDHHMHSPRRGRSRSRTPKKRSGSRSRSHYSERSSSQGSRRSKHSSFSSRSRSSSPPHRSSKGKPGAKDAKDKPEGKGEKSGRAEDGGAIEKVSGGKWIDYDTSPKRISPDTKKEGDPTGLDGKASVSGGPMWKTIGTVTPPAKSPTKSGQTASFSGFGFFSKEEAKCEDKTVISAAFKKFLAENKNKKQAAEKENGRDKEHSGTDRELEKGGKSGDLFNISATSSSDSKEGKTLPFFDAGEEEFLKSHGLKERDINEDGDAKTTLTARDIFGKWGDEPSYSTSYPSVKEKSRRDAEEAEPLDHMEEEFYRGRKHSSKKEEKSKKKEKKDKEKSRRSLSPPTTSREKERPLFPVAFPRREESPLRHMSASRDDFEHKIASVDEMPSSSLSKERIMSREMPNPTKKDPEFRSIFQHVQSPQLRRSPSELFAQHIVSIVHYIKAQHFPSSDMTLSERFAMYQRKAAEVEMMKPRKSPEIHRRIDVSPSAFKRHSHLFEDMEETSYKDPSKKFKGDVMDLRLDIERRKRFAGKEPRREGDRSPGGSRGASREKSSEKSGKHHKKSKKGKKKRERSPSSSSSSSSPSPYPPPYRGKEFMGGEGMEHPEECYGQMRYPPRDYCGSGERGHYDGHNAERGRGRGFFPRVRGRGWSRGNYPGNNNNNSSNGNPANVNPAVRPPDEEWDPEYTPKSRKYYLHDDRDGEKTWVDSRGRGRGSFPPRRGRFVYRKGGSSPKWTHDMFQGGQEGELGDDSAEVERKDAKSAGDASAQKQ; encoded by the exons ATGTCAAAGGCTCCGGATTCCCCAGCTCGGTCCCGCTCCAGATCGAGATCCAAATCCAGGTCCTACTCCAGGTCTCACTCGAGGAGCCGCTCCCGCTCAAGATCCAGGAAACGTCGCTATAG CTCCAGGTCTCGCTCCCGATCTCGCTCACACTCTCCGTCCTACAGAAACTATCCTTCCAGGGACTATCAGAACAACAGAGGGGGCTTCCGGGGCTACAACCGAGGCTACCGCAGGCCCTACCACTACCGTGCCAGAAACCGAGGCTATTACCCACGCAGCCATTACCAGAAcaggggaggtggtgggggctATGGCTATAAGTCCAACTGGCAGGGAGGCGCCggaggtggtggcggcggcggcggtggtggtggtggtggtggcggcggcggcggcggcggcggtggaggagggtggCACGATCGCCATCACGACCAGGACCACCACATGCACAGCCCAAGGAGGGGGCGCTCCCGCTCCCGCACACCGAAGAAGCGCTCGGGCAGCCGGAGCCGTTCCCACTACTCGGAGCGCTCGTCCTCGCAGGGATCTCGGCGCTCCAAGCACTCCAGCTTCTCCTCGCGGTCCAGGTCCTCATCGCCGCCTCACCGCAGCAGCAAGGGAAAGCCTGGAGCCAAGGATGCTAAGGACAAGCCGGAGGGTAAGGGAGAAAAATCGGGTCGAGCAGAAGACGGTGGCGCCATCGAGAAGGTATCCGGAGGTAAATGGATAGACTATGATACCAGTCCCAAACGAATCAgcccagacacaaaaaaagaaggtgaCCCGACTGGTCTGGACGGCAAAGCGTCTGTGAGCGGCGGTCCTATGTGGAAAACCATTGGCACCGTGACCCCCCCAGCAAAGAGCCCCACGAAGTCCGGACAAACTGCCTCCTTCAGTGGCTTTGGGTTCTTCTCAAAGGAAGAGGCCAAATGTGAAGATAAGACTGTGATCTCTGCTGCATTCAAGAA GTTCTTGgctgagaacaaaaacaaaaagcaggccGCTGAAAAGGAGAACGGTCGCGATAAAGAGCACAGCGGCACTGACCGAGAGCTCGAGAAAGGAGGCAAGTCCGGAGACCTTTTCAACATCTCTGCTACTTCTTCGTCCGACTCCAAGGAGGGCAAGACGCTGCCTTTCTTTGACGCTGGAGAAGAGGAGTTCCTCAAGTCTCACGGGCTGAAAGAGAGGGACATCAATGAGGACGGCGATGCCAAAACCACCCTCACTGCTCGCGACATTTTCGGGAAGTGGGGGGATGAGCCGAGCTATTCGACGTCCTACCCGTCGGTTAAAGAGAAAAGCCGCAGAGATGCCGAAGAAGCCGAGCCCCTGGATCACATGGAGGAAGAGTTCTACCGAGGCCGCAAGCACAGCtccaagaaggaggagaagtccaagaagaaggagaagaaagacaagGAGAAGTCCAGGAGGAGTCTGTCCCCCCCCACAACCTCCAGAGAGAAGGAGCGCCCCCTGTTTCCCGTAGCGTTCCCTCGTCGCGAGGAGTCCCCTCTACGTCACATGTCGGCATCAAGGGACGACTTTGAACACAAAATTGCTTCTGTTGATGAGATGCCCAG TTCCTCCCTGTCTAAAGAGCGCATCATGTCCCGAGAGATGCCCAATCCCACTAAGAAAGATCCAGAGTTTCGTTCCATTTTCCAGCATGTTCAGTCGCCACAGCTCCGCCGGAGCCCCTCGGAGCTGTTCGCTCAGCACATAGTCTCAATCGTGCACTACATCAAAG CGCAACACTTCCCATCCTCAGACATGACTCTAAGTGAGCGGTTTGCCATGTACCAAAGAAAAGCTGCAGAGGTAGAAATGATGAAGCCAAGGAAGAGCCCAGAAATCCACAG GAGAATCGATGTTTCCCCAAGTGCTTTTAAGAGGCACTCTCACCTGTTTGAGGATATGGAGGAGACCAGCTACAAG GATCCAAGTAAAAAGTTCAAAGGTGACGTGATGGACCTTCGCCTGGATATTGAAAGGCGCAAGAGGTTTGCCGGGAAGGAGCCGAGGCGCGAAGGAGACAGGAGCCCCGGAGGCTCCCGAGGAGCGAGCAGAGAGAAGTCCTCTGAGAAATCTGGGAAACACCACAAGAAATCCAA GAAGGGTAAGAAGAAGCGGGAgcgctctccttcctcctcttcctcatcctcctctccatccccctACCCTCCACCTTACAGAGGTAAGGAGTTCATGGGAGGAGAAGGGATGGAGCACCCTGAGGAGTGCTACGGTCAGATGCGTTATCCTCCACGCGACTACTGCGGGTCCGGAGAGAGAGGCCACTATGACGGCCACAATGCAGAGAGAGGCCGAGGCCGCGGATTC TTCCCCAGAGTCAGAGGGAGAGGGTGGAGCAGGGGAAATTATccaggcaacaacaacaacaacagcagcaatggAAACCCTGCAAATGTAAATCCTGCAGTGCGCCCTCCAGATGAGGAGTGGGACCCTGAATACACTCCCAAGAGCAGGAAGTATTACCTG CATGATGACCGCGATGGCGAGAAAACCTGGGTGGACAGCCGCGGGAGGGGCCGGGGTTCCTTCCCGCCCCGCCGGGGGCGCTTTGTCTACCGTAAGGGGGGCAGCAGCCCGAAGTGGACCCACGACATGTTCCAGGGAGGGCAGGAGGGGGAGCTGGGAGACGACAGCGCAGAAGTAGAGCGTAAAGACGCCAAGAGCGCCGGAGACGCCTCCGCCCAGAAGCAGTAG
- the thrap3b gene encoding thyroid hormone receptor-associated protein 3b isoform X2 encodes MNSSRSRSRSRSHSPSYRNYPSRDYQNNRGGFRGYNRGYRRPYHYRARNRGYYPRSHYQNRGGGGGYGYKSNWQGGAGGGGGGGGGGGGGGGGGGGGGGGGWHDRHHDQDHHMHSPRRGRSRSRTPKKRSGSRSRSHYSERSSSQGSRRSKHSSFSSRSRSSSPPHRSSKGKPGAKDAKDKPEGKGEKSGRAEDGGAIEKVSGGKWIDYDTSPKRISPDTKKEGDPTGLDGKASVSGGPMWKTIGTVTPPAKSPTKSGQTASFSGFGFFSKEEAKCEDKTVISAAFKKFLAENKNKKQAAEKENGRDKEHSGTDRELEKGGKSGDLFNISATSSSDSKEGKTLPFFDAGEEEFLKSHGLKERDINEDGDAKTTLTARDIFGKWGDEPSYSTSYPSVKEKSRRDAEEAEPLDHMEEEFYRGRKHSSKKEEKSKKKEKKDKEKSRRSLSPPTTSREKERPLFPVAFPRREESPLRHMSASRDDFEHKIASVDEMPSSSLSKERIMSREMPNPTKKDPEFRSIFQHVQSPQLRRSPSELFAQHIVSIVHYIKAQHFPSSDMTLSERFAMYQRKAAEVEMMKPRKSPEIHRRIDVSPSAFKRHSHLFEDMEETSYKDPSKKFKGDVMDLRLDIERRKRFAGKEPRREGDRSPGGSRGASREKSSEKSGKHHKKSKKGKKKRERSPSSSSSSSSPSPYPPPYRGKEFMGGEGMEHPEECYGQMRYPPRDYCGSGERGHYDGHNAERGRGRGFFPRVRGRGWSRGNYPGNNNNNSSNGNPANVNPAVRPPDEEWDPEYTPKSRKYYLHDDRDGEKTWVDSRGRGRGSFPPRRGRFVYRKGGSSPKWTHDMFQGGQEGELGDDSAEVERKDAKSAGDASAQKQ; translated from the exons ATGAACAG CTCCAGGTCTCGCTCCCGATCTCGCTCACACTCTCCGTCCTACAGAAACTATCCTTCCAGGGACTATCAGAACAACAGAGGGGGCTTCCGGGGCTACAACCGAGGCTACCGCAGGCCCTACCACTACCGTGCCAGAAACCGAGGCTATTACCCACGCAGCCATTACCAGAAcaggggaggtggtgggggctATGGCTATAAGTCCAACTGGCAGGGAGGCGCCggaggtggtggcggcggcggcggtggtggtggtggtggtggcggcggcggcggcggcggcggtggaggagggtggCACGATCGCCATCACGACCAGGACCACCACATGCACAGCCCAAGGAGGGGGCGCTCCCGCTCCCGCACACCGAAGAAGCGCTCGGGCAGCCGGAGCCGTTCCCACTACTCGGAGCGCTCGTCCTCGCAGGGATCTCGGCGCTCCAAGCACTCCAGCTTCTCCTCGCGGTCCAGGTCCTCATCGCCGCCTCACCGCAGCAGCAAGGGAAAGCCTGGAGCCAAGGATGCTAAGGACAAGCCGGAGGGTAAGGGAGAAAAATCGGGTCGAGCAGAAGACGGTGGCGCCATCGAGAAGGTATCCGGAGGTAAATGGATAGACTATGATACCAGTCCCAAACGAATCAgcccagacacaaaaaaagaaggtgaCCCGACTGGTCTGGACGGCAAAGCGTCTGTGAGCGGCGGTCCTATGTGGAAAACCATTGGCACCGTGACCCCCCCAGCAAAGAGCCCCACGAAGTCCGGACAAACTGCCTCCTTCAGTGGCTTTGGGTTCTTCTCAAAGGAAGAGGCCAAATGTGAAGATAAGACTGTGATCTCTGCTGCATTCAAGAA GTTCTTGgctgagaacaaaaacaaaaagcaggccGCTGAAAAGGAGAACGGTCGCGATAAAGAGCACAGCGGCACTGACCGAGAGCTCGAGAAAGGAGGCAAGTCCGGAGACCTTTTCAACATCTCTGCTACTTCTTCGTCCGACTCCAAGGAGGGCAAGACGCTGCCTTTCTTTGACGCTGGAGAAGAGGAGTTCCTCAAGTCTCACGGGCTGAAAGAGAGGGACATCAATGAGGACGGCGATGCCAAAACCACCCTCACTGCTCGCGACATTTTCGGGAAGTGGGGGGATGAGCCGAGCTATTCGACGTCCTACCCGTCGGTTAAAGAGAAAAGCCGCAGAGATGCCGAAGAAGCCGAGCCCCTGGATCACATGGAGGAAGAGTTCTACCGAGGCCGCAAGCACAGCtccaagaaggaggagaagtccaagaagaaggagaagaaagacaagGAGAAGTCCAGGAGGAGTCTGTCCCCCCCCACAACCTCCAGAGAGAAGGAGCGCCCCCTGTTTCCCGTAGCGTTCCCTCGTCGCGAGGAGTCCCCTCTACGTCACATGTCGGCATCAAGGGACGACTTTGAACACAAAATTGCTTCTGTTGATGAGATGCCCAG TTCCTCCCTGTCTAAAGAGCGCATCATGTCCCGAGAGATGCCCAATCCCACTAAGAAAGATCCAGAGTTTCGTTCCATTTTCCAGCATGTTCAGTCGCCACAGCTCCGCCGGAGCCCCTCGGAGCTGTTCGCTCAGCACATAGTCTCAATCGTGCACTACATCAAAG CGCAACACTTCCCATCCTCAGACATGACTCTAAGTGAGCGGTTTGCCATGTACCAAAGAAAAGCTGCAGAGGTAGAAATGATGAAGCCAAGGAAGAGCCCAGAAATCCACAG GAGAATCGATGTTTCCCCAAGTGCTTTTAAGAGGCACTCTCACCTGTTTGAGGATATGGAGGAGACCAGCTACAAG GATCCAAGTAAAAAGTTCAAAGGTGACGTGATGGACCTTCGCCTGGATATTGAAAGGCGCAAGAGGTTTGCCGGGAAGGAGCCGAGGCGCGAAGGAGACAGGAGCCCCGGAGGCTCCCGAGGAGCGAGCAGAGAGAAGTCCTCTGAGAAATCTGGGAAACACCACAAGAAATCCAA GAAGGGTAAGAAGAAGCGGGAgcgctctccttcctcctcttcctcatcctcctctccatccccctACCCTCCACCTTACAGAGGTAAGGAGTTCATGGGAGGAGAAGGGATGGAGCACCCTGAGGAGTGCTACGGTCAGATGCGTTATCCTCCACGCGACTACTGCGGGTCCGGAGAGAGAGGCCACTATGACGGCCACAATGCAGAGAGAGGCCGAGGCCGCGGATTC TTCCCCAGAGTCAGAGGGAGAGGGTGGAGCAGGGGAAATTATccaggcaacaacaacaacaacagcagcaatggAAACCCTGCAAATGTAAATCCTGCAGTGCGCCCTCCAGATGAGGAGTGGGACCCTGAATACACTCCCAAGAGCAGGAAGTATTACCTG CATGATGACCGCGATGGCGAGAAAACCTGGGTGGACAGCCGCGGGAGGGGCCGGGGTTCCTTCCCGCCCCGCCGGGGGCGCTTTGTCTACCGTAAGGGGGGCAGCAGCCCGAAGTGGACCCACGACATGTTCCAGGGAGGGCAGGAGGGGGAGCTGGGAGACGACAGCGCAGAAGTAGAGCGTAAAGACGCCAAGAGCGCCGGAGACGCCTCCGCCCAGAAGCAGTAG
- the gdf6b gene encoding growth/differentiation factor 6-B: MDLYHVASLCGTLLFVWGVPGSYTLAISPRAKISKVSRIFDGQEASKYFKEFYAPPSLDRHNKATSKDPIEPHDYMMSIYKTFSTAERLGLNASFFRSSKAANTIASFVDSGQDDLPLLPLRRQQYLFDVSTLSKKAEVLGAELRVYTKVSGNFRISETEPVDVQLLSCHDRQLLESKTLDLQDSQRPKWEVLDVWEIFKEQQHLSQGKHFCLELRAMLDNPERELDLQHLGLHRLGRPQQKKAILVVFTRSKKRQTLFSERREGRALLGPARRAKERGPGAKASRRRRTPASKTRHGKRHGKKSKSRCSKKPLHVNFRDLGWDDWIIAPLDYEAYHCEGVCDFPLRSHLEPTNHAIIQTMMNSMNPSNMPPSCCAPSKLSPISILYTDSGNNVVYKQYEDMVVESCGCR, encoded by the exons ATGGATCTCTATCACGTCGCTTCCCTCTGCGGGactctgctgtttgtttggggGGTCCCCGGCTCTTACACTCTCGCCATCTCCCCTCGAGcaaagatcagcaaggtgtccCGGATCTTTGATGGACAAGAAGCTTCTAAATACTTCAAGGAGTTTTACGCGCCGCCGTCTCTCGACAGACACAATAAAGCGACTTCGAAAGACCCCATTGAGCCGCATGACTACATGATGTCTATTTATAAGACCTTCTCCACGGCAGAGAGGCTGGGACTCAACGCCAGCTTCTTCCGCTCCTCCAAAGCGGCGAACACCATTGCGAGCTTTGTGGACAGTGGACAAG ATgacctcccactcctccctctgAGGAGACAGCAGTATCTGTTCGACGTCTCGACGCTGTCCAAGAAGGCGGAGGTGCTGGGAGCGGAGCTCAGGGTATACACCAAAGTGTCTGGGAATTTCAGGATATCGGAAACAGAGCCCGTCGACGTCCAGCTCCTCTCCTGCCACGACCGGCAACTGCTCGAATCCAAAACGCTGGACTTGCAGGACTCCCAGAGGCCCAAGTGGGAAGTGTTGGACGTGTGGGAAATATtcaaagagcagcagcaccTGAGCCAGGGGAAGCACTTCTGCCTGGAGCTCAGGGCCATGCTGGACAACCCGGAGAGGGAGCTGGACCTGCAGCATCTGGGCTTGCACAGGCTCGGCAGGCCACAGCAGAAGAAGGCCATCTTGGTGGTGTTCACCAGGTCCAAGAAGAGGCAGACCCTCTTcagcgagaggagagaggggagagccTTGCTGGGTCCAGCGAGGAGGGCCAAAGAGAGGGGCCCTGGCGCCAAAgccagcaggagaaggaggacgcCGGCGTCCAAGACCCGCCACGGGAAGAGACACGGCAAGAAGTCCAAATCCCGTTGCAGCAAGAAGCCGCTGCACGTTAACTTCAGAGACCTGGGCTGGGACGACTGGATCATCGCCCCGCTCGATTATGAAGCCTACCACTGCGAGGGCGTGTGCGACTTTCCCCTGCGCTCCCACTTGGAGCCCACCAACCACGCCATCATCCAGACGATGATGAATTCAATGAACCCCAGCAACATGCCGCCCAGCTGCTGCGCCCCGTCCAAGCTCAGCCCCATCAGCATCCTTTACACCGACTCAGGAAACAACGTGGTCTACAAGCAGTACGAGGACATGGTGGTGGAGTCCTGCGGCTGCAGGTAG